Proteins encoded by one window of Salmonirosea aquatica:
- a CDS encoding T9SS C-terminal target domain-containing protein: MKKVTNLIKVFIFGALVAGFTACNDKGTDPDPDPTPTGPSTISGSITTNTTWTAGNQYILSGFVYVEDGATLTIEPGTIIKGEKSSKGSLIVKRGGKIIANGTVDKPIVFTSNQAKGQRAAGDWGGLVLLGKAPVNKADARIEGENISEFGGTDPADNSGSLKYVRIEFAGIAFETDKEINGLTFGGVGSGTTVDYVQVSYSGDDSYEWFGGTVNAKHLIAYRGLDDDFDTDNGYSGMVQYGLIIRDPAVADQAGDSNAFESDNDATGTEAMPKTAAKFANVTATIAPGTLDSKYNTALRLRRSSELKVYNSVFSAPYKIGVLLQNASVDNYKSGKLVLQGIALQGATKMFDGVDETLFNTAANKNKVYTSVADLMLDSNFNSISVRPVGIPKAGSPLLTGGVTLPSGFEAAPYIGAFNTTDWTATWANFDPQNTDYDTAK, from the coding sequence ATGAAAAAGGTAACGAATTTAATTAAGGTATTTATTTTTGGCGCACTGGTCGCCGGCTTCACCGCCTGTAACGACAAAGGTACGGACCCCGATCCGGATCCTACCCCGACGGGTCCTTCTACAATCTCAGGAAGCATCACAACCAACACCACCTGGACGGCTGGAAATCAGTACATTTTATCGGGATTTGTCTATGTGGAAGATGGTGCCACGCTGACCATTGAGCCTGGAACCATCATTAAGGGAGAAAAGTCTTCAAAGGGTTCGCTTATCGTGAAGCGGGGCGGGAAAATCATCGCGAACGGTACAGTTGATAAGCCCATTGTTTTTACCTCGAACCAGGCTAAAGGACAGCGTGCTGCCGGGGACTGGGGAGGATTGGTCCTGCTGGGTAAGGCACCGGTCAACAAGGCCGATGCAAGGATTGAGGGAGAAAATATTTCAGAATTTGGTGGAACCGATCCTGCCGACAATTCTGGTTCATTGAAGTACGTGCGCATCGAGTTTGCGGGCATTGCTTTCGAGACTGACAAAGAAATCAACGGCCTTACTTTCGGTGGCGTGGGTTCTGGCACGACGGTCGATTATGTACAGGTTTCATACAGCGGTGACGACTCCTACGAGTGGTTCGGTGGTACGGTGAATGCGAAGCACTTGATCGCCTATCGTGGCCTGGATGATGACTTCGATACAGACAACGGCTATAGCGGTATGGTTCAGTACGGTTTGATTATTCGCGATCCGGCCGTAGCCGATCAGGCGGGTGACTCTAATGCCTTCGAATCAGACAATGATGCTACGGGTACAGAGGCCATGCCCAAAACTGCGGCTAAGTTTGCGAACGTAACGGCTACCATTGCTCCTGGTACCCTCGATTCAAAGTATAATACTGCTCTTCGCCTGCGCCGCAGTTCGGAACTGAAAGTTTATAACAGTGTATTTTCTGCTCCTTACAAAATAGGTGTTTTGTTGCAAAATGCTTCCGTTGACAATTATAAAAGCGGCAAGTTGGTACTGCAGGGTATTGCCCTGCAAGGTGCTACTAAAATGTTTGATGGCGTAGACGAGACCCTCTTCAACACGGCCGCGAACAAAAACAAAGTATACACTTCGGTAGCCGACCTGATGCTGGATTCCAACTTCAACAGCATTTCTGTTCGTCCCGTTGGCATTCCCAAGGCAGGCTCACCGCTGCTGACGGGCGGTGTTACGCTGCCCTCAGGATTTGAAGCCGCGCCATATATCGGTGCTTTCAATACCACCGACTGGACTGCTACCTGGGCCAACTTCGATCCGCAAAACACGGATTACGATACAGCGAAATAA